The Clarias gariepinus isolate MV-2021 ecotype Netherlands chromosome 28, CGAR_prim_01v2, whole genome shotgun sequence DNA window TAATAGCTTCAGTAAATGCCCTCGTACAGACAGCGAGACTGTCAAGGGCAAACCCGGTGAGGGCTTGGACACAGCTGGAATGTGACATATCCGCCTTGTTAAAATCAGTTTGGATTATTAGGAAACAGTGGCCGACAAGCATTACATGAATGCTGATGGTTTAAAGGAGGAAATAATACCCAACAAGAAATGTAACGCCGGCGAACAAAAAAGCTATATCTGGTTCACAAGTTCCATGATACAAAGTCTTAGTGGTACAGGGTGTAATGGGCTAAGAAACAGTAAGTTATGAGGTTAGAACATATTTGTCCAACACTGTCAAACAAGCTTTGAGTGTGAGTTACTTCACATTAAGGTATCTTCCAATGACTAACAATACATGTGATGTCTCTTACTTATTTAGAATGGCCTATTCATCCCTCGAGCATCTTCCATTTAAAGATCAGGAACTTCCATCCCAAATGCTGTGCCATCTCAACTGCCTCAGGCATGAGCGGATCTTCACCGACGTGCTTCTCTGCACCGAAGATTTGGAGATCCCATGCCACAGGAACGTTCTAGTATCCAGCAGCCCTTACTTCCGTGCCATGTTCTGCAGCAACTTCCGTGAGAGCGGCCAGACGAGAGTGGATCTAAAAGGGATCAGCTCGGAGATCTTGAGCGGTATCGTGGACTATATTTACACCGGAAGCATTACTATAAGCATGGAAATAGTGCTGCCTCTAATGCAAGCTGCATCCATGCTGCAGTACACGAGGCTTTTTGAGGCCTGCTCAGCCTTCTTGCAGGAGCAGCTGAACCCAGACAATTGCTTGAGCATGATCCGACTTTCGGAAATCCTGCACTGTGACAGTTTAAGAGAGCGAGCGAAGGAGTTGGCTGTGCGCTGTTTCTCGGACGTGGCTGCCTCGGAGGACTTTTGTGAGCTCTCACTGCCTGAATTAATGTGCTACCTGGAGGATGACAGGCTTTGTGCTGAGGAAGAGCAGGTGTTTGAAACACTCTTGGCCTGGATCCATCACGATCCTTTTTCTCGGCGTGGTGCTATCCATGATCTCTTTAAGAAGGTGCGCTTGAGGTACATCCATCCTACGTACCTTTTCCAGTTCATAGCCAATGATCCACTCGTCCAGTCGTCCACCCTTTGCACAGAGATCATTGAGTCAATGCGCCGGCTGATGTTTTCCGTTAGCACCAAATGCACGCGTGAGCTGAAACCTCTCTGGACTACGCCTCGTCGTTACACCTGCCAAGAGACTTTGGTAGTCGTGGGCGGTCGCAAGAACAATGAGCAGACATCTCGGGAGGCGTTGCTCTATGATGAGCGTACGCAGCGCTGGCAGTGGCTGGCCAAGTTGCCCTTGCGTTTGTACAAAGCTGCTTATGTATGCATACATAGTATTCTGTATGTTGTTGGAGGTCTTAGCCTCAGCATGGCATCAGGAGACAGCACAGTTAGTGCCACGGTCTATACCCTGTCACTTAAGACAAACCAGTGGAGGACGGCCGAACCCATGCTTGAACCGCGTTATGCCCATCAGAGCGTGTCTTACTTGCACTTCATCTTCGTTCTCGGAGGCATAGGGGCCGACAAACAGATCTCGAACAGAGTGGAGCGCTACAACAGCATGTTTAACGTGTGGGAACCTATGGCCCCAATGCCTACAGCAGTACTCCATCCTGCAGTGGCTGCCAATGACCAAAGAATCTATGTGTTCGGAGGGGAGGACTCCATGCAGAATCCAGTGAGACTGATACAGGTAATTAGGCAGGGTTTACTTACTGTATGGTATATACCTTAAATCATGGTCTGATTCCTTTTAACAAGTCGAATACTGTTTATCTTCTTAAGGTTTATCACATTTCACGCAACCAGTGGTTAAGAATGGAGACCAGGACAGTAAAGAATGTCTGTGCACCAGCTGCTCTCATAGAAGACAAGATTTATATCATTGGAGGTGAGAGCAATACAAACTTCTATAGCACAATTATAAACAAGTCGTTTGacagatttcttttttgtcCAATTAAGGGTACACAAGAAGGATGATTGCTTACGACACCAAAGCCAACAAATTTGTTAAATGTGAGAACATGAGGGAAAGGAGGATGCACCATGCCGCTACCGTGATCAACAATAAGCTCTATGTGACAGGAGGCCGCTTCCTTAACAGCCACGACGTCATCGAGGACTCCGACTGCTTTGAGTGTTATGACCCAAAAACCGACGTCTGGACTTCTAAAGGGTCTTTACCGTACAAACTGTTTGACCATGGATCTCTGGCCTTGATCTGCGTCTCTAACCGTCCAAATCCGCCCTGACTGGGGAAAGTGGCCAATAATTGTACATCTGATTGGCTCCTTGGCCAAGAAATATGAGCCAAGACCACAACTGAGACTCTAGACCAAATGAAAAAGCGTACGCTTTATATGCATTGCAGAATATGCATTGCTTGTGGCTTTGATGGTTTGCAGCATCTTCCGTCATGGAATCTCTAATCAGATAAGTGGACGTTTATATAGTGGAGCTGTGGGAGCTTCTCAGGATCACACCAGCAGCTGTCTGTGCATAATCATTATTATACTCAAGATGAATATCCTTGAAACCCAAAACACAGGATGTATTCCActacatgtggaaaacaattttctcagtatactgtaatatactgtaagagtATCACATTTAAAGTCACTTTATGAAGACACATTCCTTCAGAGGTAATGCGAAAACCATGCGCAGCTCGACGACTATTATTTGTTATCTCGCCCTCTGTTCGACAAAGAGAAACTGCTGATGTGCTGCACTTGCTTTGGTCGACTCTTTGTTTACCTGCAATGAAGGCCttatcttttaaatttaaagttgcTGCAAAAAAGGTCACGAAAAGCACTAGACCGTGGTCCTGTGAAAAGATTTATTGATATGACTTGAATTCTTTCTTTAGTGCTGCTTTTGATGAGAAATGTTTACCGCATGGGAAGCTGTGAGCACACACATCTATAGTGTGGCGATTAGGTATACAggtatttattatgttttattatatgtagtggGTCTCTggctttttatttaacataactATCTTTTCTTTGTCTCTATGGAATTCTGGATTAGCATATTGCCAGCTAAATGAGACGAAATAGAGAAACTACACAGCTGCTGTCAAGCAGAACCTGATGATATATGATATGTTTCTTATACACTGCGATAGTGCTTGCAGGCCTATTGTGGTCATGCAAACTCTTATGCTAGTGTTTTGCATTGCAAATTTGTTGCAGATTCAGATCCACGGAACACAACTGTTGTGCCTGCTTACACTGCCATGACGGTCACTCCTGACGTACAtgatcattttacattttttctttaaagaagaaGAGCTGTGAATGATATAAATATGTGCAGACGTTAGTATTCACTGTCATGAAATTTTAATAAGTGTTAATGTCAGTAACATATGCTGTCTTAcatgtgattttgttttttttatactacaTTTAATGTGCTGGCTGAAATGGAATCAGACATGAATACTCACAGGACAAATATTATAGTATACTATAGTAAACTGTagtgtttattacagtaatttaCTGCATGCTGTAGTTAACTGTAGAATTTATTATAGAAATACATCAAAGACCATGCACTTTAGGGAACTTTAGTGTTTATTCTTGTATTTACTACATGACAAATTAAACTGTAGTGTTTACAGACCATAGTAAACTGTTGTATATACTATAGTCATATACCTCAGACCGACTCTAGTAATTACTACACGCCACAGTAAACCCTAGTATTTAGTACATTACTTTACTACACGGCAAAGTGAACTGTGAAATTCTAGTAACTGACTACACTATAGTAATTTGCTACATACTGaattaaactgtaatatttactatagtaacatCTAAATTTTGCAATAAGCTGTACTATTAAATCTCATAATTTCTACACACTGTACTACATTACTACATGCCAAAGTACCTGTGCTCACTATAGGAATTTACTACACactgtagtaaactgtagtatttactatagtattTTTTTACATGCCATATTAAACTGTAGTATTAATTCCAGAAATTACTATACACAGATGTACTgaagtaaactgtagtatttactatagtaatttTCTACCTGCTATATTAAATTGTAGAATTTATTCTAGTTAATACTATATACCgaagtaaactgtagtatttactatagtaattttctacctgacatattaaattgtagaatttattttactcattaataaacacagaagtaaactgtagtatttactatagtattTTTTACATGCCATATTAAACTGTAGTATTAATTCCAGAAATTACTATATACAGATGTACCGAAGTAAATggtagtatttactatagtaatttTCCACCTGCCATATTAAATTGTAGAATTTATTCTAGTAAATACTATATACCgaagtaaactgtagtatttactttAGTAATTTTCTACCTGCCATATTAAACTGCAGAATTTATTCTAGTAAATACTATATACCgaagtaaactgtagtatttactatagtaatttTCCACATGCCATATTAAACTGCAGTATTTATTCTAGTAATTATTAAACACAgaagtaaactgtagtatttactataataatttTCTAAATGCCATATTAAACTAGTATTTATTCTAGTAATTACTATACACTGTAgaaaactgtagtatttactttaataatttactacctgtcataaaaaaaaactttagtattAATTCTAGTAATTACTTCCATAATTTACTCTTATAATTTATTACAAGCTGTAGTGGACTGTAATATTTATTCTAGTAATTATTAAACACAgaagtaaactgtagtatttactatagtattTCTTTACATGCCATATTAAACTGCAGTATTTGTTCTAGTAATTATTAAACACAGaagtatactgtagtatttactataataatttTCTAAATGCCATattaaactgtagtatttattcTAGTAATTACTATACACTGTAgaaaactgtagtatttactttaataatttactACCTGTCATAAAAAACTGTAGTATTAATTCTAGTAATTACTACCATAATTTACTACACGCTGTAGTGGACTGTAATATTTATTCTCGTTATTACTACATGTaaactgtattatttatataatttactaTACCCTATAGTGAACTGTGGTATTTATTCTAGTAATTTTCTACCTGCCATATTAAACTGCAGAATTTATTCTAGTAAATACTATATACCgaagtaaactgtagtatttactatagtaatttTCTACCTGCCATATTAAACTGCAGAATTTATTCTAGTAAATACTATATACCgaagtaaactgtagtatttactatagtaatttTCCACATGCCATATTAAACTGCAGTATTTATTCTAGTAATTATTAAACACAgaagtaaactgtagtatttactataataatttTCTAAATGCCATattaaactgtagtatttattcTAGTAATTACTATACACTGTAgaaaactgtagtatttactataataatttTCTAAATGCCATattaaactgtagtatttattcTAGTAATTACTATACACTGTAgaaaactgtagtatttactttaataatttactACCTGTCATAAAAAACTGTAGTATTAATTCTAGTAATTACTACCATAATTTACTACACGCTGTAGTGGACTGTAATATTTATTCTCGTTATTACTACATGTaaactgtattatttatataatttactaTACCCTATAGTGAACTGTGGTATTTATTCTAGTAATTTTCTACCTGCCATATTAAACTGCAGAATTTATTCTAGTAAATACTATATACCgaagtaaactgtagtatttactatagtaatttTCTACCTGCCATATTAAACTGCAGAATTTATTCTAGTAAATACTATATACCgaagtaaactgtagtatttactatagtaatttTCCACATGCCATATTAAACTGCAGTATTTATTCTAGTAATTATTAAACACAgaagtaaactgtagtatttactataataatttTCTAAATGCCATattaaactgtagtatttattcTAGTAATTACTATACACTGTAgaaaactgtagtatttactttaataatttactacctgtcataaaaaaaactttagtattAATTCTAGTAATTACTTCCATAATTTACTCTTATAATTTACTACAAGCTGTAGTGGACTGTAATATTTATTCTCGTTATTACTACATGTaaactgtattatttatataatttactaTACACTATAGTAAACAGTAGTATTTATTCTAGTAATTATTAAACACAgaagtaaactgtagtatttactataataatttTCTAAATGCCATattaaactgtagtatttattcTAGTAATTACTATACACTGTAgaaaactgtagtatttactttaataatttactACCTGTCATAAAAAACTGTAGTATTAATTCTAGTAATTACTACCATAATTTACTATACGCTGTAGTGGACTGTAATATTTATTCTCGTTATTACTACATGTaaactgtattatttatataatttactaTACCCTATAGTGAACTGTGGTATTTATTCTAGTAATTACAACATGCTGAATTAAACTTCTTTTTTGATTTGCTATAATAAGTAACTACATGCCATAGGAAACTGTAATGCCTACCATAGCAATttaccatacagtacattatagtAAAGTGTAGCATTTATTCTAGTAATTCTTTACACATCGTAGTTAACTGTAGCATTTAAAACATCCTTTTAATATATGATGAAAAGGAACTAAACTGTACATGTTCTTGTTTTATACTCTTTATATGCTGGAAATGTAGATATAGTGcaccttttaaaacatttcgGAACATAATTCACTTTCATGGTAAAGCTTCATCATATACACACTTCTAGTTAAAATACGGTTCATTCTAAAGctacaaaatgtaaatgtttgatgATACCACCCCGGCAACTATAAAAGGCAGTGAAGATATAGATCTCAATCCAGATTTTATGACTTTATGTTCAGCCGGGGTGTAAAGATGCTCCAGCTTTTTCTTATTAGCACTCCTCTGGTATACATGCGCCCCTCTTAGCAGATCCAGTCTCACTACTTTATTGACCTCGTTCAACTTTCCTGAgataaactgtacagtataactgaTTTTCATGCATCTGCTTATTTCACCCCAGAGCAGATAATTTCCTGAGGCTTGTTAAGGCTAAGAGCAATCATCAGGAGTCACCTAATGGACAAATGGTTATTCCTAATGCTCAGGTGAAATGACACAGTGCGGGATGCTTCAAATTACTCCACAAATTACATTCAAACCTTTTGGCCTGCTAACAAGACAAATAATGTACTTGTTGAAATGTTTCATAAAGTTGGAAAAGtgcagatctctctctctctctctctctctcacacacacacacacacacactgcactaaaAAGCACCATTATAGAACTGCTGAATCTGGGTGAAAAACCGTATTCAATGTTTTCATGAGCTAAATTTAATGTAAAGGCTATATGGCTACTTTTAGGATTTTAGGATTAATGTCCTCTTCTTGTGTTTTGTCGTAGCTTCAAGAGATCCAGTGCActaatactgtacatcctgtATTGTGATGGTGTATTTCATACAccgtattattagtattatataaaattatataaaataacatataaaataacatatactttttatacttatatacaaatatactttatatatatatatatatatatatatatatatatatatatatttatttttttttttttttttcaggcactgaaataaaatcagacaTAAATACTGATAGGACAAATACTATAgtttactatagtaaatactacagtacacCATAGTCAACTGCAGTATTTACTATACTAATTTATTACACACTGTGGTACATTGTAGTTTTTAATTCTAATACTTAAAACATGCTGTTgcaaactgtagtatttactgtaGAAATTAACTACGCACCATAGGGAACTGTAGTATTTATTCTAGTAATTTCTGCATACCACATAGTATTTGCTATAATAATTTTCTACATGCCATAGTatattgcagtgttttttttttataattcaataataggaataggaataaGTAAACTGTAAacgcagtggtggctcagtcggttaaggctgtgggttactgggttactgatagGGAGGTCAGGGGTTCGAACCCCAGCattgccaagctgccactgttgagcccaaACTATAGTATCTTTGTAATCATTTAATAAGTAAAGTACAAATTAATAATGACGTTATGAGTCAGTTGTGCCAGATCAGGCCAACCTTAAACTGTGCAGGATTATGGAGTCTGGATTTAGATCATAAGAAAACAAGAGAGCCCCGAACTGCAATTTTAGTTTACACTGATATGATGCCATTTGaaataattgtattttgtaTGAAATGGTATTTTagtgggtggcatggtggcttagtggttaacacggtcgccttgcacctcgagggtctgggttcgattccggTGCGCACGGAGGACTGTACGGAGGATGTGGCGCATATAGCTTACATGTTATCtgtatgcttggtgggtttcctccgacagtaTAAAGACATGCATAactgacattcccaaatcactatagtgtgtgattgtgtgccATACAGTGGTTTGGCACCCGGTCCAGGTTGGagcccacctcgtgccctaagtccgATGGGATTGGTACTGTAATGTGCTTTTTAGCATGACACCAGAGAATACCATTGCATCTACAATTGGCTGTCCTGGAATCCTCTGGACAAGCCGTTACTACACATGACTGATTCACTGGATCGGACAGATAAAGCGTCTTATATACCATACGTTAACATGGACTGGCTAGAATTCTCAGATGATCAAGGGTCCAGACAATTAATTGTGTAGACAACCTAGGTGTTAGGTAGTTTCTTAGGTAGTGCCCAGTTCACAAAGTGTATGCAAGTAGACTGGACATGTCTCAAATGCTTTGGGGCACATAGGACACCTATAGTCCAAATATAGTAGTACTCACATTTTTCTGGAGATAAGGCATATATCTTAAAAACTGGAAGAGTTTAAAGGGTAGGATTCCTATACGCCAGGCTATTCATTCGTATACATGTTGTGTGCTGATGGGCAGATAGTAATAACTGTTGCGCAAATCCACTGACTTGAACAACTGACCTCCTTTAGCTCTAAACCTAGTCTACTAAGTGCATAGTTTCATATTTAGGTCTGATATGTAAAAGAAGgggaaaagcaaaaagaaaaaagaaagatggcTTAAATTATAATAGCTCCAGAAGCACCAAATCAATCTGCTTAATGCATAAACACTGTGCAAGTGACAGGTGTTCTGCACCACTCATGGTTAAAATGCAGAAAGATTGCTTGTCTTTAGGATCTTTCGTGGGATGTTtaggtcaaaccaggacttttgattatgcagaacAATTTTGAACAAATAAGGAGTCtctttatttgtctttataAACCCCTGCTACACATGataggactgcctgcttcatgtcagaaatgctggcctcccaggaattcctttatatgtggaaatggcttagagcGAGGTTGAGGTTCTGAAGCAGTAAATCAACTCACTTAACACATAAATACAAGGTGACAGGTGTTCTGCACCACTGATAATTGAAATCATTGCTTATCTTTAggattttaaattttacatttttgagtAGGCCACAATCCaacactagatggcgctttatCACAGCCAAAATGCACAGCACAACTGGAGACTCCACTAACAGGGAAGGAATAAGAAGTGATGTCGCACTGGTGGCACACATAATCACACTAAAGAATTacttcatatacacacacacacatatgcatatctatctatatatatacactaccgttcaaaagttttagaacactttctaactccatgatcgttcctgatttttatttctttctacattgtaaaggaatgctaaaggcgtccaaaaaatgcattaatctcctttgaacagttgatattgagatgtttctgctatttctgctctgtaaaggcttcataacgcctctaatctgagctgctgttaattggtcatttttcaggctgataactctaaatgaacttctcgtctgaggtagaggtaggttttggtctcgccctcctgggacggccttcatgagagccagtttcattatggtgcttgacggattttgcaaatgcacttgatgatactgttcttgcaagaactattacagaaaggccgacctctgtgtcttaaaataacaactaactgtttaatgtttttacgtaattacccaattccatgtgttattttatagttttgaaatccccagtattgttgtagaatgtagaaaataaaacactaaacaatatcaaagaaatttgcaagtggccccaaacttttgaacggtagtgtgtgtgtgtgtgtatatatatatatatatatatatatatatatatatatatatatatatatatacacactggtgtgaaaaaatatttgcccccttcctgatttcttattcttttgcatgtttgtcacacttaaaagtttctgctcatcaaaaacctttaactattagtcaaagataacataattgaacacaaaatgcagtttttaaatgaaggttacgtttttaagggagaaaaaaaaactccaaatctacatggccctgtgtgaaaaagtaattgccccccttgttaaaaaaataacttaactgtggtttatcacacctgagttcaatttctgtagtcacccccaggcctgattactgccacacctgtttcaatcaagaaatcacttaaataggagctacctgacacagagaagcagaccaaaagcacctcaaaagctagacatcatgccaagatccaaagaaattcagaaaaaaatgagaacaaaagtaattgagatctatcagtctggtaaaggttataaagccatttctaaagctttgggactccagcaaaccacagtgagagccattatccacaaatggcaaaaacatggaacagtggtgaaccttcccaggagtggccggccgaccaaaattaccccaagagcgcagagacaactcatccgagaccacaaaagaccccaggacaacatctaaagaactgcaggcctcacttgcctcaattaaggtcagtgatcacgactccaccataagaaagacactgggcaaaaacggcctgcatggcagatttccaaggcgcaaaccacttttaagcaaaaagaacattaaggctcgtctcaattttgctaaaaaacatctcaatgattgccaagacttttggaaaaatacaatgtggaccgacaagacaaaagttgaactttttggaaggtgcgtgtcccgttacatctggcgtaaaagtaacacagcatttcagaaaaagaacatcatactaacagtaaaatatggtggtggtagtgtgatggtctggggttgttttgctgcttcaggacctggaaggcttgctgtgatagatggaaccatgaattctactgtctaccaaaaaatcctgaaggagaatgtccggccatctgttcgtcaactcaagctgaagcgatcttgggtgctgcagcaggacaatgacccaaaacacaccagcaaatccacctctgaatggctgaagaaaaacaaaatgaagactttggagtggcctagtaaaagtcctgacctgaatcctattgagatgttgtggcatgaccttaaaaaggcggttcatgctagaaaaccctcaaataaagctgaattacaacaattctgcaaagatgagtgggccaaaattcctccagagcgctgtaaaagactcgttgcaagttatcgcaaacgcttgattgcagttattgctgctaagggtggcccaaccagttatgaggttcagggggcaattactttttcacacagggccatgtaggtttggattttttttttctccataaataataaaaaccatcatttaaaaactgcattttgtgtttacttgtgttatctttgactaatagttaaatgtgtttgatgatcagaaacattttgtgtgacaaacatgcaaaagaataagaaatcaggaagggggcaaatagtttttcacaccactgtatatatatatatatatatatatatatatatatatatacacacacacacacacatatacatatatatatatatatatatatatgtgtgtgtgtccattttttttggctacacacacacacattgtactgtatatatacatacatatacaaatCTGccccaaaaaaaatgtatacgcaATTCAGGAAATAgctgtacattatatatttgtaatgtacattatattaatatcGTAATAATATTGTCATATCATAATATCATACATATAtcaatatttttagtgttaaAATTTTCatgttacaatttttattttcctgaagtgtgtattataattcttttttgcctgactctgtatatacagtatattatgaaacaaatacattctacaacaaagagagagaaaaaaaaaaaacattaagcatactttattttaaatttgttctAATAAATGACTGCATTTTTATGCTCTTAATGTCTGGCAGTAGTATACCCTCTTacacagaaatgtaaaaataaataattataataatctcAAAATTGCTCTGCAtgaaatatgtttattataaactgaTTTGttcaatcataataataataataataataataataataaaataaaaggaccATAGCTTTTACATGCACATTGTTCATCTTTTACAGAGAGGCGATACAGTAAGTGAACCGACAGTCTGATTGGATCGTCTGCAATACATTCGGCCAAAAGAACCCGTGACTGGTGCAGTTTTTGTTCCGCTTGCATTTTTAATAGATGAAAAGGGATCGGAAAATACCTTAAGGCCTACTGTTTCAGCTGCTCACACCTGACCGCACAGCTTCacaacaggtttaaaaaaaaaaaaaaaaaaaaaaaaaaaaaaaaatgacatgaatacataaaaacaaattcAGCAGTTGCTGTCATGTGAAAGTGCATTATGTGAAAACATAGCAAAAAAATTACACGACCgtgaaaataattacaataattatattattttaaaactatataaacaCTAACAGAGAATACACGATAATATTTTAGATCATGTTGCTACTGTAAATGTATCTCCTATTGCATGATATTTATTATGTACAGCAGGTCCAACAAAACAAAGCATTGAGATTGTAGAGAGTTATTTTGGCACAAGTAAGCACTTCATCCAAATTCCTAGAAAATGTTAAGAAGCTGAGGTTGGGAAATGAAATgagcttacttttttttttttttttttactaaagtcATAAACACCATAGTTAaaccaaagtaaaaaatatatatcttaattttttttttttttttgcaattatcaAACGGTTTGTCTAACAAAGCAGCAGTTTAAACAAACACCAAATGAGGAGAAAAGCATTTGGTCAGTAACTGGGCGAAAAAGAGCAGACTGCCGAGTCCCcgggctgtctgtctgtctgtctgtctacttCATTTATTCCTGAGTAAACATTATTTACAGGTCTGGGGCTGATCCTTCAGCGTACTATTTACATACAACTGTATGGTTCTCactctaataaaaatatacattcagGTCGCATTCGATA harbors:
- the klhl38a gene encoding kelch-like protein 38, translating into MAYSSLEHLPFKDQELPSQMLCHLNCLRHERIFTDVLLCTEDLEIPCHRNVLVSSSPYFRAMFCSNFRESGQTRVDLKGISSEILSGIVDYIYTGSITISMEIVLPLMQAASMLQYTRLFEACSAFLQEQLNPDNCLSMIRLSEILHCDSLRERAKELAVRCFSDVAASEDFCELSLPELMCYLEDDRLCAEEEQVFETLLAWIHHDPFSRRGAIHDLFKKVRLRYIHPTYLFQFIANDPLVQSSTLCTEIIESMRRLMFSVSTKCTRELKPLWTTPRRYTCQETLVVVGGRKNNEQTSREALLYDERTQRWQWLAKLPLRLYKAAYVCIHSILYVVGGLSLSMASGDSTVSATVYTLSLKTNQWRTAEPMLEPRYAHQSVSYLHFIFVLGGIGADKQISNRVERYNSMFNVWEPMAPMPTAVLHPAVAANDQRIYVFGGEDSMQNPVRLIQVYHISRNQWLRMETRTVKNVCAPAALIEDKIYIIGGYTRRMIAYDTKANKFVKCENMRERRMHHAATVINNKLYVTGGRFLNSHDVIEDSDCFECYDPKTDVWTSKGSLPYKLFDHGSLALICVSNRPNPP